From Megalops cyprinoides isolate fMegCyp1 chromosome 18, fMegCyp1.pri, whole genome shotgun sequence, one genomic window encodes:
- the acin1b gene encoding apoptotic chromatin condensation inducer 1b, translating into MADLEDVTLDGKPLHSLRVADLKAALEQRGLPKSGQKNALIKRLKGALMLENLQRTSTPHIGLQPNSQIGEEMSQNSFIKQYLAKQQELLRQRLEREAREAAEADDSVVVPEEEDHAEGNGSTSCTPEQRVSAPLHPPLAEGGGRGVGASEAGAAGEEGTAAQQPVSFPQSSALTASQQHALSGQKEARPASWGGPAPSPLTLESGPREAPEAPAGVAPPRAVASLSVRVLTGLSLPRPSEQEGATPTAPGPAHSGLQLSQSAQPASRAREDSDEDDDDDDSDEEWGVGQRRGVRVQPVWERSRRKQQPPQHIPPQLQLREPTPPPSPPLEPSFPLPDTPKQSPPGPDAPEGGAAGVAEGGAASGSAPALQRLDSTSSSDSSPEPPQDRRPGPLSLLARKMESEGAFAPPRRKARPEAPPSPQKQPCTGAQDAEGEAGRGAPETAPPAGAAQRSTAESGLPPWKRSREMEREESQAPPEPAAVPLSPQPTKSPQKSHFLQDTPPSAPPTAASASRSPVARRLHSATPPPEGEAGPPAEPQQADAGVPPPDTEGAGVAVETTPAEEARPRPAAVVLPPSPPPEEGDAERPSSSSTDSSSSDSDSASSSGSSSSSGDKGRAAPSSRRGGSPDASAGPARKRRGEQEQEEGGASHRKKPCRERGGEERTHPARYHRSPNRRPNQSPSPGHSSAAAPGPAARSGPEPNNMLSDSNKSGVGKQVSSAMEVEGSPESESRPEGQAAPESSEGGLEESTTPKAFAARKISLTTASKPPPGGGAGSMGASPPGTQGEAESGGPAGRKRRWGSSTAVTAKKPSISITTDSLKSLIPDMKPGAGSQEAVVELHPEEARLSGDEEVPERGEGGEPGLESGLKIRRTVTQVVPAEGQENGQKEQEEEEEEVRGGRPVSLKEESKDSCAEVAMETHAPAAHEGDGKKVTPSDTLVRRSISQQKAGVSVTIDDPVRTAKQPSPPRGKVTNIVHVCHLVRPFTLGQLKELLNRTGTVLEEGFWIDKIKSHCYVTYSTTEEAVATRNALHGVKWPQSNPKVLSVDFCEQDELDFHRGLLSGDGGVEEDGAGVAGGPGGKPPPLLPERDLWAQREREMERRERARAEREWDRDKVRDFGKPGEDREGGARRSRSRDRERRRKERGKSKERKTDKKEKAPEEPPAKLLDDLFCKTKTAPCIYWLPLSEEQARQREAERAERMKERERRRKEQQEEEERKREEERRERAKGREKEAGGAEGERERERERERAREREGDKRRDSHRARGAESRPAGGAGGGARRSRSRSTPPPRDRRR; encoded by the exons ATTGGGGAGGAGATGAGTCAGAACAGCTTTATAAAGCAGTACCTGGCCAAGCAGCAGGAGCTCCTTAGGCAGCGTCTGGAGCGAGAGGCCCGCGAGGCGGCCGAGGCCGACG ACAGTGTGGTGGTGCCGGAGGAAGAGGACCATGCAGAGGGTAACGGCAGCACTTCCTGTACCCCAGAGCAG CGGGTGTCTGCGCCCCTCCACCCGCCgctggcagagggaggggggagaggtgtGGGGGCGTCGGAGGCTGGTGCAGCCGGAGAGGAAGGGACGGCAGCCCAACAGCCCGTAtccttcccacaatcctctgctcTCACGGCATCACAGCAACACGCCCTGAGCGGGCAGAAGGAGGCACGGCCTGCGTCCTGGggaggccccgcccccagccccctcaCCCTGGAGTCCGGGCCCCGGGAGGCCCCCGAGGCCCCCGCGGGCGTGGCCCCTCCCCGCGCTGTGGCCTCGCTCTCAGTGCGTGTGCTCACAGGTCTGtctctgccccgcccctcagAGCAAGAGGGCGCCACCCCCACCGCGCCCGGCCCCGCCCACTCCGGCCTGCAGCTCAGCCAGTCGGCACAGCCTGCCAGTCGCGCCCGTGAGGACAGCGATGaggatgatgacgatgatgacaGCGATGAAGAGTGGGGTgtggggcagaggaggggggtgcGGGTGCAGCCCGTGTGGGAGAGGTCCCGACGCAAGCAGCAGCCCCCGCAGCACATCCCcccccagctgcagctgcgTGAGCccacgccccctccctctccccccctggagccctccttccccctccccgaCACCCCCAAACAGAGCCCGCCCGGCCCGGATGCGCCTGAGGGCGGGGCCGCGGGGGTTGCCGAGGGCGGGGCAGCCTCGGGCTCTGCCCCTGCCCTGCAGCGATTGGACAGCACCTCCAGCTCGGACAGCAGCCCCGAGCCCCCGCAGGACCGCCGGCCCggccccctctccctgcttgCCCGCAAAATGGAGTCGGAGGGAGCCTTCGCCCCGCCCCGCAGGAAGGCCCGCCCGGAAGCCCCGCCCTCCCCGCAGAAACAGCCCTGCACCGGAGCCCAGGACGCGGAAGGGGAGGCTGGGAGAGGAGCCCCCGAGacggcgccccctgcaggcgcAGCACAGAGAAGCACTGCAGAGAGCGGTCTGCCGCCATGGAAACGCAGCCgcgagatggagagggaggagtcaCAGGCTCCGCCCGAGCCCGCTGCtgtgcccctctcccctcagcccACTAAAAGCCCTCAGAAATCCCACTTCCTGCAGGACACGCCGCCCTCTGCCCCGCCCACCGCCGCCTCTGCCAGCCGCTCTCCTGTTGCTAGGAGACTGCACTCTGCCACGCCCCCTCCAGAGGGGGAGGCCGGCCCCCCTGCTGAACCCCAGCAGGCGGATGCTGGGGTGCCCCCGCCTGACACAGAGGGTGCTGGCGTCGCTGTGGAGACCACCCCTGCGGAGGAGGCGAGGCCCCGGCCGGCCGCGGTGGTGCTGCCGCCCTCACCCCCGCCAGAGGAGGGCGACGCTGAGAGGCCGTCCTCTTCCTCCACTGACTCCTCTTCCTCCGACTCGGACTCTGCATCATCATCgggctcctcctcttcctctggtgACAAAGGCCGAGCTGCTCCCAGCAGCAGGAGG GGAGGCTCCCCTGATGCCTCCGCAGGGCCTGCCcggaagaggagaggggagcaggagcaggaggaaggaggagcGAGCCACAGGAAG AAGCCATGccgggagaggggaggagaagagaggacaCACCCAGCCAG ATACCACCGCAGCCCAAACCGCAGGCCGAATCAGAGCCCTTCGCCCGGTCACAGCAGCGCTGCCGCGCCGGGGCCAGCTGCGCGGTCCGGGCCGGAGCCCAACAACATGCTGTCCGACAGCAACAAAAGCGG ggtggGAAAGCAGGTTAGCTCTGCCATGGAGGTGGAGGGGAGTCCGGAGTCAGAGTCTCGGCCTGAGGGCCAGGCGGCGCCAGAGAGCAGTGAGGGCGGCTTGGAGGAG aGCACCACACCCAAAGCATTTGCTGCCCGCAAGATCTCCCTGACCA cagcCAGTAAGCCTCCcccagggggcggggcaggcagCATGGGGGCATCGCCCCCAGGGACTCAGGGGGAGGCGGAGTCTGGCGGCCCGgcggggaggaagaggaggtggggcTCCAGCACAGCAGTCACAGCCAAGAAGCCCTCCATCAGCATCACCACAGACTCACTGAAG TCTCTGATTCCGGACATGAAGCCTGGAGCGGGGAGCCAGGAGGCGGTGGTGGAGCTGCACCCTGAGGAGGCCCGTCTGTCCGGGGACGAGGAGGTGCCGGAGCGGGGCGAGGGCGGGGAACCTGGCCTGGAGTCAGGCCTGAAGATCCGCCGCACCGTCACACAG GTGGTTCCTGCTGAGGGCCAGGAGAATggacagaaggagcaggaggaggaggaggaggaggtgcggGGAGGAAGGCCAGTGTCTCTTAAGGAGGAAAGTAAGGACAGCTGTGCTgaggttgccatggaaacgcaCGCTCCTGCAGCCCACGAGGGGGACGGAAAGAAAG TGACCCCCAGCGACACCCTGGTGCGTCGCTCCATCAGCCAGCAGAAAGCGGGCGTGTCCGTCACCATCGACGACCCCGTGCGTACAGCCAAGCAGCCCTCTCCCCCCCGCGGCAAGGTCACCAACATCGTGCACGTCTGCCACCTG GTGCGGCCGTTCACTCTGGGccagctgaaggagctgctgaaTCGCACGGGCACCGTGCTGGAGGAGGGATTCTGGATCGACAAGATCAAGTCCCACTGCTACGTCACC tactctACCACAGAGGAGGCAGTTGCGACCCGTAATGCTCTGCATGGGGTCAAGTGGCCCCAGAGTAACCCCAAAGTCCTCAGTGTGGACTTCTGCGAGCAGGACGAG CTGGATTTCCACAGGGGTCTGCTGTCGGGGGACGGGGGGGTAGAGGAGGACGGGGCGGGCGTGGCCGGGGGCCCAGGGGGAAAGCCCCCCCCGCTGCTGCCGGAGCGGGACCTGTgggcgcagagagagagggagatggagcgCAGGGAGAGGGCCcgcgcagagagagagtgggaccGCGACAAGGTGCGGGATTTCGGCAAACCCGGAGAGGACCGGGAGGGAGGGGCCAGACGCTCCCGCTCCCgcgacagagagaggaggcgcAAGGAGAGGGGCAAGAGCAAGGAGAGGAAGACCGACAAGaagg AGAAAGCCCCAGAGGAGCCCCCAGCCAAGCTGCTGGATGACCTGTTCTGCAAAACCAAAACTGCCCCCTGCATATACTGGCTCCCCCTCAGTGAGGAACAG GCGCGGCAGAGGGAGGCGGAGCGGGCGGAGCggatgaaggagagggagcGGCGGCggaaggagcagcaggaggaggaggagcgcaaGCGTGAGGAGGAGCGCAGGGAGAGAGCCAAGGGCCGGGAGAAGGAGGCGGGAGGCGCCGAGGGCGAgcgagagcgggagagggagagggagcgggccagagagagggagggagacaagAGGCGGGACAGCCACCGGGCCCGGGGGGCAGAGTCCAGGCCTGCAGGCGGGGCCGGGGGTGGGGCCAGGCGCTCCCGCAGCCGCAGTACCCCCCCGCCCCGCGACCGGCGCCGCTGA
- the ajuba gene encoding LIM domain-containing protein ajuba has product MDRLGSKLLEKLKLTDSGSVKFASSKKKGEAVNVNNNNSCGGGALRRNTTPGASTVPGTALPPPAASEVSGHVGRGGPAALSPQISPTPGSSEGGPSGEPHPAAEPLRLRASRYLLEAGDGRAGDPGFSEAPLRNSFPGAGQAEAELQGVSGQLALNHRRYSLELQQLVQRRHLLSQPPPPAPLLYTPPAGGPLRCSAEPGFLHESERHKRLSLQEALFYKRHSTGGEPWAGPVGVAGAQRPPEAGLALSPRSSLSLQESLLASPRSSFASTASGSSPMGSRCSSNRTSGISLGFDSRHASLQGAPPPPGAPGPAHAARPGPPSLEIWREYLEGAAGGAGQDSRHSYPPALGSPAAACFLGQEWAEPRPSQGRPGDRARYSDLPGTRYQEELTRLLLQEAALRGGGLGDPAGLLGALEGLTLKEAPTPTGSQPKLQTEQGAGRDTPETRQEYFGTCVKCGKGVYGAESACQALDSLYHTRCFTCVSCGRTLRNKDFFNVSGAVYCKEDYMFSGFQAAAEKCSVCGHLILEKILQALGNSYHPGCFRCVVCAKALDGVPFTVDYLNNVYCVSDYNRTFAPKCAACLQPILPAEGSEEILRVVSMNKDYHFECYHCEECGKQLSDQPGSQCFPLDSHLLCHSCHMTRVCATLNLPPHNTH; this is encoded by the exons ATGGACCGACTTGGCAGCAAGTTGTTGGAGAAATTAAAACTGACCGACTCCGGTAGCGTAAAGTTCGCCAGCTCCAAAAAGAAAGGCGAAGCGGTCAAtgtaaacaacaataatagctGCGGCGGGGGCGCGCTCCGCAGGAACACGACCCCTGGCGCGTCCACGGTGCCCGGGACCGCACTGCCCCCTCCAGCTGCGAGCGAGGTGTCTGGGCACGTCGGGCGAGGGGGACCGGCGGCGCTGTCTCCGCAGATCTCCCCCACGCCGGGGTCCTCGGAGGGCGGCCCGAGTGGCGAGCCGCACCCGGCGGCCGAGCCCCTGCGGCTTCGGGCGTCCCGGTACCTGCTGGAGGCCGGGGACGGCAGGGCGGGCGACCCGGGCTTCTCGGAGGCTCCTCTGCGGAACAGCTTTCCGGGCGCAGGGCAGGCGGAGGCGGAGCTGCAGGGCGTGAGCGGCCAGCTGGCGCTGAACCACCGGCGCTACTcgctggagctgcagcagctggtgcAGCGGCGGCATCTCCTGTCCCAGCCCCCGCCTCCCGCCCCGCTGCTCTAcacgccccctgctggcggcCCCCTGCGCTGCAGCGCCGAGCCGGGCTTCCTGCACGAGTCTGAGCGCCACAAGCggctctccctgcaggaggcgctgttCTACAAGCGGCACAGCACGGGCGGCGAGCCGTGGGCGGGGCCggtgggggtggcgggggcgcAGCGCCCCCCGGAGGCGGGGCTGGCCCTGAGCCCGCGCTCCTCGCTGTCGCTGCAGGAGTCACTGCTGGCCAGCCCGCGCTCCAGTTTCGCCAGCACGGCCAGTGGGAGCAGCCCCATGGGCTCCCGCTGCAGCAGCAACCGCACCAGCGGCATCAGCCTGGGCTTCGACTCGCGCCACGCCTCCCTGCAGGGCGCCCCGCCGCCCCCGGGCGCTCCTGGCCCCGCCCACGCCGCCAGGCCCGGCCCGCCTTCTCTGGAGATCTGGAGGGAGTATCTGGAGGGGGCGgccgggggggcggggcaggacAGCCGCCACTCCTACCCCCCCGCGCTGGGAAGCCCCGCGGCCGCCTGCTTCCTGGGGCAGGAGTGGGCGGAGCCACGGCCGAGCCAGGGCCGGCCTGGAGACCGCGCCCGCTATTCGGACCTCCCGGGAACCCGGTACCAGGAGGAGCTGACCCGCCTCCTGCTGCAGGAGGCTGctctccgggggggggggctgggcgACCCCGCTGGGCTGCTGGGGGCCCTGGAGGGCCTGACCCTGAAAGAAGCACCCACCCCCACGGGCAGCCAGCCCAAACTGCAGACGGAGCAGGGCGCCGGGAGGGACACTCCTGAGACCCGGCAGGAGTACTTCG GTACCTGTGTGAAGTGTGGTAAGGGTGTGTACGGGGCAGAGAGTGCGTGCCAGGCACTGGACAGCCTCTATCACACACGCTGCTTCACCTGTGTGTCCTGTG GCCGCACCCTCAGAAACAAGGACTTCTTCAATGTGAGCGGGGCAGTTTACTGTAAAGAGGATTACATG TTCTCAGGCTTTCAGGCAGCAGCAGagaagtgcagtgtgtgtggccACCTCATCCTGGAGAag atTTTGCAGGCTCTGGGGAATTCCTATCACCCCGGTTGTTTccgctgtgtggtgtgtgcgaAGGCGTTAGATGGAGTTCCCTTCACGGTGGACTACCTCAATAACGTCTACTGCGTCTCTGACTACAACAG GACATTTGCTCCAAAGTGTGCTGCCTGTCTACAGCCCATTCTGCCTgcagag GGCAGTGAGGAAATTCTCAGGGTGGTGTCCATGAACAAGGACTATCACTTTGAGTGTTACCACTGTGag gagTGTGGGAAGCAGCTCTCTGATCAGCCAGGCTCACAGTGTTTCCCTCTGGACTCTCACCTGCTGTGTCActcctgtcacatgaccagggTGTGCGCCACCCTCAACCTTCCCCCTcacaacacacactga
- the mrpl52 gene encoding 39S ribosomal protein L52, mitochondrial, protein MAASVRLLLCTAFRRSSCRPFSLTAGVPAGSKWRAENNLARSGTEYGPLTDLPDWSFADGRPAPLMKGQERRNKEREEFARRVVALSKEVDRGMQRWRERKEEEKAMDEKKKSNLLKPKGNLLLKKNK, encoded by the exons ATGGCGGCGTCCGTGAGGTTACTGTTGTGTACAG CTTTCAGGCGGTCCTCCTGTCGCCCCTTCTCTCTCACGGCCGGTGTTCCAGCCGGTAGCAAGTGGAGGGCGGA GAATAATTTGGCCCGCAGCGGGACAGAGTATGGCCCCCTGACCGATCTGCCAGACTGGTCCTTTGCAG ACGGTCGTCCAGCACCCCTAATGAAAGGACAGGAGCGAAGGAACAAGGAGAGGGAAGAGTTTGCG agacGTGTGGTGGCTCTTAGCAAAGAGGTGGACAGAGGGATGCAGcggtggagggagaggaaggaagaagagaagGCGATGGATGAGAAAAAGAAGTCAAATCTTCTCAAACCCAAAGGCAaccttcttttaaaaaagaataaataa